The Bacteroidota bacterium genome includes a region encoding these proteins:
- a CDS encoding NAD(P)H-dependent oxidoreductase has protein sequence MAKVLVLFAHPMLEKSVTQIELIKSIKDLPAVTFHDLYQLYPEYDIDVDREQRLLVSHDIIVWQFPFYWYSCPPLLKQWIDLVLEHGWAYGKDGNNLKGKWLFNAISTGGPQFGYQEGGFNKYSLNQFLAPFEQTATLCKMLYLPPFVMHGTHRASGEERKMYADNYKQLLIGLTQGRFTADQMKKVTYLNELIPSTIISNN, from the coding sequence ATGGCTAAAGTACTAGTGCTATTTGCGCACCCAATGCTGGAGAAATCGGTAACACAGATCGAATTGATCAAAAGTATCAAAGATCTGCCGGCAGTAACCTTTCATGATCTGTATCAACTGTATCCCGAATACGATATAGATGTTGACCGTGAGCAACGATTATTGGTTTCTCACGATATTATAGTTTGGCAATTTCCATTTTATTGGTATAGTTGTCCTCCCCTACTTAAACAATGGATCGACCTTGTTCTGGAACACGGTTGGGCTTATGGAAAAGACGGCAACAATTTGAAGGGTAAATGGTTGTTTAATGCAATTTCCACCGGCGGGCCTCAATTTGGATATCAGGAAGGTGGTTTTAACAAATATTCGCTGAACCAATTTTTAGCACCTTTCGAACAAACCGCAACCTTGTGTAAAATGTTATATCTGCCTCCATTTGTAATGCATGGCACACATCGGGCAAGTGGTGAGGAGCGCAAGATGTATGCTGATAATTACAAACAACTTCTGATTGGTTTAACGCAGGGGAGATTTACAGCAGATCAGATGAAAAAGGTAACCTACCTCAACGAACTTATTCCATCCACAATAATTTCAAACAATTAA